A DNA window from Methanobrevibacter sp. contains the following coding sequences:
- the mcrG gene encoding coenzyme-B sulfoethylthiotransferase subunit gamma yields MEYKAQYCPGETKIAENRRKHMNPEHEFKKLREISDEGLVKILGHRNPGESYKTVHPPLAEMEDDGDIIKHIVEPTPGAKEGVRVRYIQFADSMYNAPAQPYDRARTYLWRYRGVDTGTLSGRQVIEIREQDLEKIAKELVETDMFDPARCGMRGATVHGHSLRLDENGLMFDGLQRYIFNEEDGHVYYVKDQVGRPLDEAIDVGTPLDEELLKEITTIYREDNIGMRQDKEAIEVVENIHTARTEGGYGMHVFSEDLKKKLGE; encoded by the coding sequence ATGGAATATAAAGCACAATACTGCCCTGGTGAAACAAAAATTGCTGAGAATAGAAGAAAGCATATGAATCCAGAGCATGAATTTAAGAAATTGAGAGAAATCTCAGATGAGGGTTTGGTAAAGATATTAGGTCATAGAAACCCTGGTGAAAGTTATAAAACCGTTCATCCACCATTGGCAGAAATGGAAGATGATGGTGATATAATTAAACATATCGTAGAACCTACTCCCGGCGCAAAAGAAGGAGTTAGGGTAAGATATATTCAATTTGCAGATTCAATGTACAACGCTCCTGCACAGCCATATGACAGGGCAAGAACCTATCTGTGGAGATACAGAGGAGTAGATACAGGTACATTATCTGGAAGACAGGTTATTGAAATAAGAGAACAAGATTTGGAAAAGATTGCAAAAGAACTGGTCGAAACTGACATGTTTGACCCTGCAAGATGTGGAATGAGAGGAGCAACAGTACACGGACACTCCTTAAGACTTGACGAAAACGGTTTGATGTTTGACGGTCTTCAAAGATACATTTTCAATGAAGAAGACGGACATGTTTACTACGTTAAAGATCAGGTTGGACGTCCTTTGGATGAAGCTATTGATGTGGGAACTCCTTTAGATGAAGAGTTACTGAAAGAAATCACCACAATCTACAGAGAAGACAATATCGGTATGCGACAGGATAAGGAAGCAATTGAAGTAGTGGAAAATATCCATACTGCCCGTACAGAAGGGGGATATGGCATGCATGTATTTTCTGAAGACTTGAAAAAGAAATTAGGTGAATAA
- the mcrD gene encoding methyl-coenzyme M reductase operon protein D translates to MDESEKINVIDIKIIPNRYLKPNTTEKILNDLYDLNGQQRVLIHGPSIPLKVFYGPGKGHVVNHTDRKEINVKGNPVELRVMVGEIVITVDISKFNEFMDGLEGVLEQHMPCDYSLLVGIFTRTKSTISDYLKYGNNFENVIDDRYIGLVDSRARSSETVKVIK, encoded by the coding sequence ATGGATGAATCAGAAAAAATTAATGTTATTGACATTAAAATCATTCCGAACAGATATTTAAAACCAAATACTACTGAAAAGATTTTAAATGATTTATATGATTTAAATGGACAACAAAGAGTCCTGATTCATGGTCCATCAATTCCATTAAAAGTGTTTTATGGTCCAGGAAAAGGCCACGTTGTAAATCATACAGATAGAAAGGAAATTAATGTAAAGGGAAATCCAGTCGAATTAAGAGTAATGGTTGGCGAAATTGTAATCACCGTAGATATATCTAAATTCAATGAATTTATGGATGGTTTGGAAGGTGTTTTGGAACAGCATATGCCATGTGATTATTCTTTGCTTGTTGGAATCTTTACAAGAACAAAATCAACAATTTCTGATTATTTAAAATATGGAAACAATTTTGAAAATGTCATTGATGACAGATACATTGGTTTAGTTGATTCACGTGCAAGAAGTTCAGAAACTGTAAAAGTTATTAAATAA
- the mcrB gene encoding coenzyme-B sulfoethylthiotransferase subunit beta, with amino-acid sequence MKIYDDIIDLYGPDGKIIEESVPLDSISPLKNSAIQEMIYDIKRSTAVNLAGVEKGLKTAAMGGKATYIPGRELDIPIVENAEVIAEKIRRILRVNEDDDTVVNLINDGQQLLVQLPFERLNVAADYSVSTMQTGAAVIQAIIDSFDINMFDASTIKTAVMGAYPRTVDLSGANISALLGPPVLLEGLGYGLRNVMANHVVAITNKQTLNASALSSIMEQTAMIETGDATGAFERMHLLTLAYQGLNADNLVFDVVKENAKGTVGTVIQTLVGRAIEDNVIRVAKKMPSGYNMYEPVDWALWNAYAAAGLLAAVIVNVGAARAAQGVASTVLYYNDMLEYETGLPGVDYGRTEGVGVGFSFFSHSIYGGGGPGTFHGNHVVTRHAKGTAIPCASAAMCLDAGTQMFSVERTSALIGTVYGTIDNLRNPIPNVAKVAGEIKDKL; translated from the coding sequence ATGAAAATATATGACGATATTATTGATTTGTATGGTCCGGATGGAAAAATTATTGAAGAGTCCGTGCCATTAGATTCAATAAGTCCGCTGAAGAATTCTGCGATACAAGAGATGATATATGACATCAAACGTTCAACTGCTGTTAACCTTGCAGGTGTTGAGAAAGGTTTAAAAACAGCGGCAATGGGTGGAAAAGCAACCTATATTCCCGGACGTGAATTGGATATCCCAATCGTTGAAAATGCAGAAGTAATTGCCGAAAAGATTAGAAGAATCTTAAGAGTAAATGAAGATGATGACACTGTTGTTAACCTTATTAATGATGGTCAACAACTACTGGTCCAGCTTCCATTTGAAAGATTAAATGTAGCTGCCGATTATAGCGTTTCAACAATGCAAACCGGTGCTGCGGTAATACAGGCCATAATCGATAGTTTTGATATCAACATGTTCGATGCATCAACAATCAAAACTGCAGTAATGGGCGCTTACCCTAGAACCGTTGATCTTTCAGGAGCAAATATCAGCGCTCTTTTAGGTCCGCCAGTACTCTTGGAAGGTCTAGGTTACGGTTTAAGAAATGTTATGGCAAACCATGTTGTAGCAATCACAAACAAGCAGACTTTAAATGCCTCAGCTTTATCTTCCATTATGGAACAGACAGCAATGATTGAAACCGGTGATGCAACAGGAGCATTTGAAAGAATGCACTTATTGACATTGGCATATCAAGGTTTAAATGCAGATAATCTAGTATTTGATGTTGTTAAAGAAAATGCTAAGGGAACTGTTGGTACAGTAATCCAAACATTGGTTGGAAGAGCAATTGAAGACAATGTAATTCGCGTTGCCAAAAAAATGCCTTCCGGATACAACATGTATGAACCTGTTGACTGGGCATTGTGGAATGCATATGCTGCCGCAGGTTTACTTGCTGCAGTAATTGTAAATGTGGGGGCTGCAAGAGCAGCTCAAGGTGTAGCATCCACTGTATTGTATTATAATGATATGCTTGAATATGAAACAGGTCTTCCGGGTGTGGATTACGGTAGAACCGAAGGTGTTGGTGTAGGATTCAGTTTCTTCTCACATTCAATTTACGGTGGCGGAGGTCCGGGTACTTTCCACGGAAATCACGTAGTAACAAGACATGCTAAAGGAACTGCAATTCCTTGTGCATCTGCTGCAATGTGTTTGGATGCCGGTACTCAAATGTTTTCAGTAGAGAGAACCTCAGCATTGATTGGAACTGTATACGGTACTATTGATAATCTTAGAAATCCAATTCCTAATGTAGCTAAGGTTGCAGGTGAAATCAAGGATAAACTCTAA
- a CDS encoding F420-dependent methylenetetrahydromethanopterin dehydrogenase, whose protein sequence is MVVKIAIVKSGNIGTSPVIDLLLDERADRPNIDVRTFGSGAKMNPEQVEDVVPKIDAFEPDFAIFISPNPGAPGPAKARELLSEKDIPAIIVGDAPGKGKKDEMDEQGLGYIIVMSDPMIGAKREWLDPTEMAIFNADILKVLAETGALRLVQKTIDAVIAQADTGEEIELPKLIVTAEKAAQAGGFANPYAKAKAIAAYEMAGAVANLDMKGCFMTKGFENFIPLVAAAHEMAACAAKLAQEAREIEKSNDTVLRTPHMKEGNPGCKTDLISKPE, encoded by the coding sequence ATCGTAGTAAAAATCGCTATTGTTAAAAGTGGTAATATTGGTACTTCACCAGTAATTGACTTATTGTTGGACGAAAGAGCAGACAGACCGAATATCGATGTAAGGACTTTTGGATCTGGAGCAAAAATGAATCCCGAACAGGTTGAAGATGTTGTTCCTAAGATAGATGCTTTCGAACCTGATTTTGCAATCTTCATTAGCCCAAACCCTGGAGCTCCTGGACCAGCTAAAGCAAGAGAATTGTTATCCGAAAAAGACATTCCTGCAATTATTGTTGGTGATGCACCAGGTAAAGGTAAGAAAGATGAAATGGACGAACAGGGTCTCGGTTACATCATCGTGATGTCTGATCCGATGATTGGTGCAAAAAGAGAATGGTTGGACCCAACTGAAATGGCTATCTTTAACGCCGACATCTTAAAAGTACTTGCAGAAACCGGTGCTTTAAGATTAGTCCAAAAAACCATTGATGCAGTAATTGCTCAAGCAGATACCGGTGAAGAAATCGAATTACCAAAACTCATTGTAACTGCTGAAAAAGCTGCGCAAGCTGGTGGATTCGCAAACCCATATGCAAAAGCAAAAGCTATTGCAGCATACGAAATGGCAGGTGCTGTAGCAAACCTGGATATGAAAGGTTGTTTCATGACCAAAGGTTTTGAAAACTTTATCCCATTGGTGGCAGCCGCTCATGAAATGGCTGCATGTGCTGCTAAATTAGCACAAGAAGCAAGAGAAATAGAAAAATCAAACGACACTGTTTTAAGAACCCCTCACATGAAAGAAGGAAACCCTGGTTGTAAAACTGATTTAATATCAAAACCTGAATAG
- a CDS encoding ABC transporter transmembrane domain-containing protein — translation MKKFLSDALKFQWKTILIIFALLIIQTFFQMEIIDLFSTALTGVKEQKIDLLFKSGLCMLVYTAFVMISIYIVSFLSTRVASKAAYTIREKIFHILMNLPDEEIANFKISGLTTRSTRGMSSEQGFIVIILTQLMLIPVTLVAIIYEIALIDGTYAIFFLSFVGVLSIIVIFRMKQIVKIFFRAKKTYGKLNLMFLSKITDIACRIPFNKQEYEVEFEKACENSYDKNVKYILSQYYLGPVLLWGLYAIVLITFAMINSGYTIGFETDSVVDSFIILIYVAYFVSTLTFVPNLIDRWPRAYATSVRLEEVLNLEDKIIKSENTNDYPKEIEIAEGDIDCEDKGLWAERKDLIQKFCRILKDDKAKTIISMILLTASTLCMVYAPKVAGKTVDLLSSNVNSSNDVAIYTNLALLLALYSVGYLFKLTPKRIMGITGEKVAYNLRMKLFDKIDLIGSGFIQENSKGQILSRLNNDVMNIREFVSSRISEIFAQILSIVLVGVFILMTDVRLSLVYLVILPVYILCFYICDVKSRAHYDGHQKQLGRLMSYFERGLSNRHSFHEKGFKKINQTVIDNYIKSRNVTNVMEPITTFLTNVSNITVYIAGVYLLSVNEIQLGTLLAIIMYGQLMTKPIKKLSTSMASIETAFSSIKRIFAIIDYQKDE, via the coding sequence ATGAAAAAGTTTTTGAGTGATGCATTAAAATTCCAATGGAAAACAATATTAATTATTTTCGCATTACTGATTATTCAGACATTTTTTCAAATGGAGATAATTGATCTGTTTAGCACGGCTTTAACTGGAGTTAAAGAACAAAAAATAGACTTGCTTTTCAAATCAGGATTATGTATGCTAGTGTATACTGCCTTTGTGATGATTTCCATTTATATCGTCTCTTTTCTCTCAACAAGAGTGGCTTCAAAAGCGGCATATACTATACGTGAGAAAATATTTCATATTCTAATGAACTTGCCTGATGAGGAAATTGCTAACTTTAAAATTTCAGGGCTAACCACACGATCGACCAGAGGAATGTCCTCGGAACAGGGATTTATAGTGATAATACTCACACAATTAATGCTGATTCCAGTTACACTCGTAGCAATTATATATGAAATAGCATTGATTGATGGGACTTATGCAATATTCTTCCTGTCATTTGTTGGCGTTCTTTCCATAATCGTAATTTTTAGAATGAAACAAATTGTTAAAATATTTTTCAGAGCTAAAAAGACATATGGGAAGTTAAACCTGATGTTTCTGTCTAAGATTACTGATATTGCCTGCAGGATTCCATTTAATAAACAGGAGTATGAAGTTGAATTTGAAAAGGCATGTGAGAATTCCTATGATAAAAATGTTAAGTATATCTTAAGTCAATATTACCTGGGGCCAGTATTATTGTGGGGTTTATATGCTATTGTTTTGATTACATTTGCAATGATTAATTCAGGATATACAATTGGCTTTGAAACTGACAGTGTTGTTGATTCATTTATTATTCTGATATATGTTGCCTACTTTGTTTCTACCTTGACATTTGTTCCAAATCTAATTGACAGGTGGCCACGTGCATATGCCACTTCCGTGCGTTTAGAGGAAGTTCTGAATCTTGAAGATAAAATCATAAAATCTGAAAACACAAATGATTATCCAAAAGAAATAGAAATCGCTGAGGGAGATATTGATTGTGAGGATAAGGGCTTATGGGCTGAAAGGAAAGACCTCATCCAAAAATTTTGTAGAATATTGAAAGACGATAAGGCCAAAACAATAATATCCATGATTTTACTTACGGCATCTACGTTGTGTATGGTTTATGCTCCTAAAGTTGCAGGGAAGACGGTTGATTTATTGAGTTCTAACGTGAATTCATCTAACGATGTTGCCATCTACACCAATCTTGCCTTGTTGCTGGCATTATATTCTGTAGGGTATCTGTTTAAGTTGACTCCAAAGAGAATTATGGGAATTACCGGTGAAAAGGTTGCATATAATTTAAGAATGAAATTATTTGACAAGATTGACCTTATCGGTTCAGGGTTCATTCAGGAAAATTCAAAGGGTCAGATTCTATCCAGATTGAACAATGATGTGATGAACATCAGGGAGTTCGTTTCTTCACGTATCTCTGAAATTTTTGCACAAATCCTATCGATAGTCCTTGTAGGGGTATTTATTTTGATGACAGACGTTAGATTGAGCCTGGTTTATTTGGTTATATTGCCGGTTTATATCCTCTGCTTTTATATATGTGACGTTAAATCTAGAGCTCATTATGATGGTCATCAAAAGCAGTTGGGCCGATTGATGAGCTATTTTGAAAGAGGGCTGTCAAATCGTCATTCGTTCCATGAAAAAGGGTTTAAAAAAATCAATCAAACTGTAATTGATAATTATATAAAATCCAGAAACGTTACTAATGTTATGGAGCCTATTACAACCTTTTTAACAAATGTAAGTAATATAACTGTCTATATTGCGGGGGTTTATCTTTTATCAGTTAATGAAATACAGCTGGGAACCCTATTGGCGATTATCATGTATGGGCAATTAATGACAAAACCTATTAAGAAACTAAGCACATCAATGGCTTCTATTGAAACTGCATTTTCAAGTATCAAAAGGATATTTGCAATTATTGACTATCAAAAGGATGAATAG
- a CDS encoding DUF2115 family protein, which produces MKASELIEEIRENLKDYPIEYLRNKATDDRYKDPITKSLAKYNSEAWDEIFAINITDDFEIKDGVVNNFKNDIDFYFDTYAGGDEETREFTKYISLYLALIAKRPLHPVGDNPTKDQVFLQNGEYKCKSRIMSIKEENSMCRYCVCKNAGLAFGF; this is translated from the coding sequence ATGAAAGCAAGTGAATTAATTGAAGAAATAAGGGAAAACCTAAAGGATTATCCAATTGAATACTTGAGAAACAAGGCAACAGATGACAGATACAAGGATCCTATAACCAAAAGTCTCGCCAAATACAATTCTGAAGCATGGGATGAAATTTTCGCCATCAACATCACAGATGACTTTGAAATAAAAGATGGTGTAGTTAATAACTTCAAAAATGATATCGACTTTTACTTTGACACTTATGCAGGAGGGGATGAAGAGACAAGAGAATTTACAAAATACATCTCACTTTATCTGGCGCTCATTGCAAAAAGACCTCTCCATCCTGTCGGTGACAATCCGACAAAAGACCAGGTGTTTCTGCAAAACGGAGAGTACAAATGCAAATCCCGAATAATGAGCATTAAAGAGGAAAATTCAATGTGCAGATATTGTGTCTGCAAAAACGCAGGTTTAGCTTTCGGATTCTAG
- a CDS encoding GNAT family N-acetyltransferase, translating to MKIREFCDSDIEEMIEIWNEIVEEGIAFPQEDILNLNTGKDFFSSQTYTGVAILNKKVVGLYILHPNNVGRCSHIANASYAVSSSMRGKHIGEKLVLDSMNVAKDKGFLILQYNAVVETNHAARHLYEKLGFKQLGTIPKGFKTKDNRFENICPYYIEL from the coding sequence ATGAAGATTAGGGAATTTTGTGACAGCGACATTGAAGAAATGATTGAAATTTGGAATGAAATAGTTGAGGAAGGAATTGCATTTCCCCAGGAGGATATTCTGAATTTAAACACCGGAAAAGATTTCTTTTCATCACAAACATATACAGGAGTAGCTATTTTAAACAAAAAGGTGGTCGGACTCTATATTCTCCATCCGAATAATGTGGGAAGATGCAGCCACATTGCAAATGCAAGCTATGCCGTATCATCATCTATGCGCGGAAAACACATTGGAGAAAAATTAGTATTGGACTCCATGAATGTTGCAAAGGATAAGGGATTTTTGATACTGCAATACAATGCTGTCGTTGAAACAAATCATGCGGCGCGTCACCTATACGAAAAACTGGGTTTCAAACAATTAGGGACTATTCCAAAGGGATTTAAAACAAAAGACAATCGTTTTGAAAACATCTGCCCATACTATATTGAATTATAA
- a CDS encoding flavodoxin family protein, translated as MKAIFINGSPRKKWSTYQMLEKAMEGAKEAGAEAEFINLYDYDFKGCRSCFACKLINAKTNGLCAIRDDLRPVLEKALNADVIVIGSPVYFYFNTGVSRSFMERLMFPVLSYNPKVNEKTGELESSLLDRTVPTAMIYTTGAPEEMAAQEFKHALEVNAHFLETIYGYTETLYTYQTYQFTDYSKYDMMEGVEEVRRKQRGEQFPKDLEKAFELGKRLVEKAKELQE; from the coding sequence ATGAAGGCTATATTTATCAATGGCAGTCCGCGCAAGAAGTGGAGCACCTATCAGATGCTTGAAAAGGCAATGGAGGGTGCCAAAGAAGCCGGTGCTGAAGCGGAATTTATCAATCTTTATGATTATGACTTTAAAGGGTGCAGGAGCTGTTTTGCATGCAAGCTTATAAATGCAAAGACAAACGGATTATGCGCAATCAGAGATGATTTAAGACCAGTCCTTGAAAAGGCATTGAATGCTGATGTTATAGTGATTGGAAGCCCAGTATATTTTTATTTCAATACTGGTGTTTCAAGATCATTCATGGAACGCCTGATGTTTCCTGTCCTATCCTACAATCCGAAGGTCAATGAAAAGACTGGCGAACTTGAAAGCAGTCTGCTCGATAGGACTGTTCCAACCGCTATGATTTACACAACCGGCGCACCAGAGGAAATGGCCGCACAGGAATTTAAACATGCGCTTGAAGTAAACGCACATTTTCTTGAAACAATCTACGGGTACACAGAAACGCTATACACTTACCAGACATACCAGTTCACTGACTATTCAAAATATGACATGATGGAAGGGGTTGAGGAAGTCAGGCGAAAGCAAAGGGGCGAACAGTTCCCTAAAGATTTGGAAAAAGCTTTTGAGTTAGGCAAAAGACTGGTTGAAAAGGCAAAAGAGTTACAAGAATAG
- a CDS encoding CatA-like O-acetyltransferase, which translates to MKYKITDIKADELPFGDFLTSRYSMTARVKARECYEMSKKENIPFFNLTAACILEAINEIPEFKLRIMDGNVIEYDHINAVSPIMQEDHSIREIEIVPPSEFEDIHEWNDYVENKKTNIEDNQFLVEPMMRDELPIANLSCIPWIDFDSMTNIIASPNQIMPVISWGKLVDGKIPISVTASHVFIFGWHFKLFYENTEKYLTNPERLFEK; encoded by the coding sequence ATGAAATACAAAATAACAGACATAAAAGCTGATGAATTGCCATTCGGCGATTTTTTAACATCACGATATTCAATGACAGCAAGAGTCAAAGCAAGGGAATGCTATGAAATGTCGAAAAAAGAAAACATTCCATTCTTTAATCTGACAGCAGCATGCATTCTGGAAGCAATAAATGAAATACCTGAATTCAAATTAAGAATCATGGACGGTAATGTCATTGAATATGACCACATCAATGCTGTCAGCCCGATAATGCAGGAAGACCATAGCATTCGTGAAATTGAAATCGTTCCACCATCCGAGTTTGAAGATATTCATGAATGGAATGATTATGTTGAAAACAAGAAAACAAACATTGAAGACAATCAGTTTCTGGTTGAACCTATGATGAGAGATGAGCTTCCAATTGCAAACTTGTCTTGCATTCCATGGATTGACTTCGATTCAATGACAAACATCATCGCAAGCCCAAATCAGATAATGCCGGTAATCAGCTGGGGAAAACTGGTTGACGGAAAAATACCCATTTCTGTGACTGCAAGCCATGTATTCATCTTCGGATGGCATTTCAAGCTGTTCTATGAAAACACGGAAAAATATTTAACAAACCCTGAAAGGTTATTTGAAAAATAA
- a CDS encoding MATE family efflux transporter: protein MGDSIKQETQGVNLLRGNPKKAVLKLSLPLMLSMMVISLYNIIDSFWVAGLGADQLAAVGFVIPLEFLIISIGTSLGAGITSVVSKYIGEKNDTLADNSAAHGVILSLIFSVIVTAIFSVFAKELLMLMGARGPSLGYALDYGHIYFIASTFVVMPNALYGLLRSEGDTKRTMYVMVLCAIINMVLDPIFIYTFNMKMFGAALSTIISLAIVLAIIIYWIYIKKDTYLNPTLSNFSYESFIMKDMLKVAIPSICEMIFITCITAIMHFIILAVSTTDSVAVFENGWRMVTLATEPMMAISTALISIVAANYGAKNFKNMKIAYDYSMKIATLLGVVALVIFLVFAPQISYIFSYGASSRLLEPTIEFFHIFAWFFIVFPGGVISTYVFQGLGKGTHSLIFTIIREAICATAFAVLFGIVLNWGINGVWFGILVGYTIGGLIAIIYANNYLGKLVKA from the coding sequence ATGGGAGATTCTATTAAACAGGAAACACAGGGAGTAAATTTACTGAGGGGAAACCCTAAAAAAGCAGTTTTGAAATTGTCATTGCCGCTGATGCTTTCAATGATGGTAATTTCACTATACAATATCATCGATTCATTCTGGGTGGCAGGCCTCGGTGCAGACCAGCTTGCGGCAGTCGGATTTGTAATACCGTTGGAATTTTTAATAATAAGCATAGGAACAAGCCTGGGCGCAGGAATAACATCAGTCGTTTCCAAATACATCGGAGAGAAAAACGATACATTGGCAGACAACTCAGCGGCACACGGAGTGATACTGTCATTAATATTTTCGGTCATTGTCACAGCAATATTTTCAGTATTTGCAAAGGAACTGCTAATGCTGATGGGAGCAAGAGGTCCTAGTTTAGGCTATGCGCTTGACTACGGCCACATCTACTTTATCGCAAGCACATTTGTCGTGATGCCGAATGCACTGTACGGGCTTTTAAGGTCTGAAGGAGATACAAAAAGGACAATGTATGTCATGGTTCTGTGCGCAATAATTAACATGGTGTTGGATCCGATTTTCATATATACTTTCAACATGAAAATGTTCGGAGCGGCACTATCAACAATCATATCACTGGCTATTGTCCTTGCAATAATCATATACTGGATTTACATCAAAAAGGACACATATCTGAATCCGACATTATCAAACTTCAGTTATGAATCATTTATCATGAAGGACATGCTTAAGGTGGCCATTCCGTCAATCTGTGAGATGATTTTCATAACATGCATCACTGCGATAATGCATTTCATAATCCTGGCGGTTTCAACAACTGATTCGGTTGCCGTATTTGAAAACGGCTGGAGAATGGTGACATTAGCCACTGAGCCAATGATGGCAATATCAACTGCACTGATATCAATTGTTGCCGCAAACTACGGGGCAAAGAACTTCAAAAACATGAAAATAGCTTATGACTATTCAATGAAGATTGCAACACTGCTTGGAGTGGTGGCACTCGTAATCTTTTTAGTCTTTGCACCACAAATATCATACATATTCTCATATGGAGCAAGCTCAAGACTGTTGGAACCGACAATTGAATTTTTCCACATATTCGCATGGTTCTTTATAGTATTTCCGGGAGGGGTCATTTCAACATACGTATTCCAGGGACTGGGAAAGGGAACACACTCACTGATATTTACGATTATTCGTGAGGCAATATGTGCAACCGCCTTTGCAGTGCTATTTGGAATCGTCTTAAACTGGGGAATAAATGGAGTATGGTTCGGAATACTTGTCGGATACACAATCGGCGGATTAATAGCTATTATATATGCAAACAATTATTTAGGTAAGCTGGTGAAAGCATGA
- a CDS encoding pyridoxamine 5'-phosphate oxidase family protein — protein MSEVINFLKENSLIYLATSGLDGNAKVRPILFYFEEGGKPYFCTANTKPMFKELDANPNCEMVVATPEFVWLRIAGKVEFTDSIELKQKVIDSNELVKALYETGENPTFEVFTISGKATIADFSGEPPKTYEL, from the coding sequence ATGAGCGAAGTTATAAACTTTTTAAAAGAAAATTCATTAATATATTTGGCAACTAGTGGATTAGATGGAAATGCAAAAGTAAGACCGATCTTATTCTATTTTGAAGAGGGCGGAAAACCATACTTCTGTACTGCAAACACAAAACCAATGTTTAAGGAATTGGATGCAAATCCAAACTGTGAAATGGTTGTAGCAACACCGGAATTCGTATGGTTAAGAATTGCAGGCAAAGTCGAATTTACAGACAGCATAGAATTAAAACAAAAAGTAATTGACTCCAACGAACTTGTAAAAGCATTATACGAAACCGGTGAAAACCCAACATTTGAAGTGTTCACAATTTCAGGCAAGGCAACCATCGCTGATTTTTCAGGCGAACCGCCAAAAACCTACGAATTATGA
- a CDS encoding protein-ADP-ribose hydrolase: MKINTKQQLDFLIEYLINEHDEEINIPDDVDGKKSLLRALMNVRPPLDVTHEFLQVQDEYLRNETLKKDLTSAEDIGEVKGKLALWQGDITTLKVDAIVNAANSKLLGCFIPLHNCIDNVIHSSAGIQLRGECSKIMQKQGHDEEVGKAKITGAYNLPSKYVIHTVGPAIPYGASPSRQDCGKLASCYRSCLELASQNGLESIAFCSISTGVFNFPQRKAAKIAVKTVEDYLDENETTLEKVIFDTFSDDSYLIYKNLLFGG; this comes from the coding sequence ATTAAGATAAACACAAAGCAGCAATTGGATTTTTTAATTGAGTATTTAATTAATGAGCATGACGAAGAAATAAATATTCCTGATGATGTTGACGGCAAAAAGTCACTGTTGAGAGCACTTATGAATGTAAGACCTCCTTTAGACGTGACCCATGAATTTTTACAAGTTCAGGATGAGTACCTGAGGAATGAAACTTTAAAAAAGGATTTGACTTCAGCCGAAGACATTGGTGAAGTCAAAGGTAAATTGGCATTATGGCAGGGAGACATCACCACATTAAAGGTTGATGCAATAGTAAACGCCGCCAATTCAAAATTGCTTGGCTGTTTTATTCCCTTGCACAATTGCATTGACAATGTTATTCATTCATCAGCGGGAATACAGTTAAGAGGTGAGTGCAGCAAAATAATGCAAAAACAAGGCCATGATGAGGAAGTTGGAAAAGCAAAAATTACTGGCGCTTATAATCTGCCTTCAAAATACGTTATTCATACTGTAGGTCCTGCTATTCCTTATGGAGCAAGTCCCTCCAGGCAAGATTGTGGAAAACTAGCCAGCTGTTACAGGTCCTGTCTGGAATTGGCCAGCCAGAATGGGCTTGAATCAATTGCCTTCTGCAGCATTTCAACCGGCGTATTTAATTTTCCTCAAAGAAAAGCAGCCAAAATTGCAGTTAAAACAGTTGAAGATTATTTAGATGAAAATGAAACAACATTAGAAAAGGTAATTTTTGACACATTCTCAGATGACAGTTACCTGATTTATAAAAATTTATTGTTTGGAGGATAG